The following proteins are co-located in the Pedobacter frigiditerrae genome:
- a CDS encoding DUF3810 domain-containing protein, with the protein MYSKPIFKRFIIFFSIAIIIFLFGLFPELVLSIYVKGFYPIISTCLRWVSSLFPFALGDILYVILILYLLRLIAKFFWRVKKKGWQKADKLAIPIYIVNAFLIFYICFKLLWGLNYSRPSITKQLNISDKKYDVKELVLLADYFIDKLNILQPQISPKLNYDIKQLREKAVADYQDLALKNPFFKYNVPSVKPVINGWLISKIGIEGYYNPLSGEANVNMKLPAWVLPFVTCHEISHQMGVAREDEANLVAYLVGINSKDVNFQYSVNYNMLRYILFEIRFKSPEDYLKLKDKISPGVLANFKAENEFWAKYNGQMSSYMGVAFDKFLKLNNQKKGIKSYQNIVVWLWNIHGKELKKSESQRSASPKD; encoded by the coding sequence ATGTATTCGAAACCTATATTTAAGCGATTCATTATATTTTTTAGCATTGCAATAATTATCTTTCTATTTGGCTTATTTCCTGAATTAGTTTTAAGCATTTATGTTAAAGGGTTTTACCCAATCATATCCACTTGTTTAAGATGGGTTTCTTCTTTATTTCCTTTTGCTTTAGGCGATATTTTATATGTGATATTAATCCTATATCTTCTTCGCTTAATTGCTAAGTTCTTTTGGAGAGTTAAAAAGAAAGGCTGGCAAAAGGCTGACAAACTTGCCATCCCTATTTATATTGTTAATGCATTTCTGATTTTCTATATCTGCTTTAAATTACTGTGGGGTTTAAATTACTCTAGGCCAAGCATAACCAAGCAACTGAATATTAGCGACAAAAAATATGATGTTAAGGAGCTAGTACTTTTAGCTGATTATTTCATTGATAAGTTAAACATCCTTCAACCGCAAATCTCCCCTAAACTTAATTATGACATCAAGCAGCTTAGAGAAAAGGCAGTTGCTGATTATCAGGACTTAGCGCTAAAAAATCCGTTTTTTAAATATAATGTCCCATCAGTTAAACCCGTAATTAACGGCTGGTTAATAAGTAAAATAGGAATTGAGGGTTACTACAACCCTTTAAGTGGCGAAGCCAATGTAAACATGAAATTACCAGCTTGGGTTTTGCCATTTGTAACCTGTCACGAGATTTCGCACCAAATGGGTGTAGCAAGGGAAGATGAAGCTAACTTAGTCGCTTATTTAGTGGGTATTAATAGCAAGGATGTAAACTTCCAATATTCTGTGAATTACAATATGTTGAGATACATATTATTTGAAATCAGGTTTAAATCTCCTGAAGATTACTTGAAACTAAAAGACAAAATCAGTCCAGGTGTTTTAGCAAATTTTAAAGCTGAGAATGAATTTTGGGCTAAATACAATGGCCAAATGTCGAGTTATATGGGTGTTGCTTTTGATAAATTCTTAAAGCTAAACAACCAGAAGAAAGGGATTAAGAGTTACCAGAACATTGTGGTTTGGTTGTGGAACATTCATGGAAAGGAATTAAAAAAGTCGGAAAGTCAGAGGTCCGCAAGTCCGAAAGATTAA